One Leptolyngbya sp. 'hensonii' DNA segment encodes these proteins:
- a CDS encoding non-ribosomal peptide synthetase: protein MTGSELLLLLSERGVELWVEGDRLCFRAPKGALTPELRTLLAEHKEDLLTQLRQAPPIVAPLSYNQRSLWFLWQLTENSAAYNVAFTAVIATDVDPAALKSAFQVLTDRHPALRTTFTTENGVPIQQIHPHRQVDFEGVDATAWDDLTLRDRVTAAYRRPFNLETGPLLRVTLFSQSPQHHVLLLTIHHIVADGWSLWVLLDELRVLYPLQSTGASHSLSRLTTTYPDYVQWQAEILADAQGQKLTDYWQQQLEGELPILDLPTDRTRPALQTDRGGSHPLVLDRELTQSLKALAKAQGVTLYMLLLAAFQTLLHRYSRQDDLLVGSPVFGRNKPEFANLVGDFVNMLPLRADLSGNPTFTELLVRVRQMVLGALEHQDYPFALLVEQMGGQRDASRSPLFQVTFDLQRLQSFGELADLFVPGATTARVNLGGLILEPFPMAQQEGQFDLTMQLVEVNDTLPGVLKYNADLFDAATIARMIGHFQTLLQSLLADPQQRLSELPLLTPVERQQLLVEWNPAGMAASPHQCLHHLFEAQVARTPDAIAVTCGDQHLTYQQLNQRANQVAAHLQHLGVGPESLVGLCVDRSLDLVVGIVAILKAGGAYVPLDLMYPAERLAYILQDAQISILLTQTALISQLPPHALTIVDLDDPAGVLAGQSTVNPESTVTPENLAYVIYTSGSTGTPKGVLVTHTNGSRLFSATADWYQFNAQDVWTLFHSYAFDFSVWELWGALLYGGRLVVVPFDISRDAQAFYQLLGRERVTVLNQTPSAFRQLIQAEQALGTEQALHLRYVIFGGEALDLQSLKPWFDRHGDRQPQLVNMYGITETTVHVTYRPLTRADLDNPTSGIGVPIPDLQLYVLDPSQQPVPIGVPGEIYVGGQGVARGYLNRPELTAERFLPHPFVTTTAARLYRSGDLARYRANGELEYLGRLDHQVKIRGFRIELGEIESLLMRHPAVGQVLVKVDDNGQDDKRLVAYVVPTPGQSLTTEDLRRSLKEQVPTYMVPAAFVLLEAFPLTANGKIDQRALPAPDLADRRSLAGVFVPPTTPAEVALAGIWSEVLGIEQVGIEDNFFDLGGHSLLATQVVSRIREEFQIDLPLRALFEAPTIHGLSLLLETHPQVQATQDLDPIQPIPRDQPIPLSFAQERLWFLGQLEGENSTYNISGAIRIEGSLQISVLEQAITEIVRRHEGLRTAFPSVNGVPVQRIIPPAPVALALINLQELGEPERSTELQRLFAQETHRLFDLEQGPLLQLSLVQLELESSVLLLTMHHIIADGWSLGVFIQELSTLYTAFIKGQPSPLPELPIQYADFTIWQRQWLQGETLATQLSYWKQQLASAPPLLELPTDHPRPPVQSFQGHTETFMLDAPLTQQLHRLSQTMGATLYMTVLAVYVTLLARYSGQDDICVGSPIANRNRRETQSLIGLLLNTLVMRVRLQADFSFADLLNQVRKTALDAYAHQDVPFEQLIETLHPERSLSHSLWFQVMFIVQNMPLQALELPGLTLTPLDAQHEAAKFDQTLTLVEVDQQIKCYLEYNTDLFEPATMQRLIGHFQTLLAAIVENPHQKLAQLPVLTPPERQQLLLDWNQSALEFQPLGTCMHALFEAQVARSPAAIAVQFLEVQLTYQALNERANQLAHHLISLGVGPDQLVGICVERSPDLIVAVLGTLKAGGAYVPLDPAYPSDRIGYILDDAQISVLLTQAPLRSKLPAQTAPVVCLDADWATIATQPTHNPTGIVTTENLAYVIYTSGSTGKPKGVMIEHQALVNFTQAARQVYGFHDRDRVLQFASISFDAAAEELYPCLITGGTLVLRTDEMIRSAATFIQLCQDWQLTVLDLPTAYWFQLTADLESQGLVLPSSLRLVIIGGEQVLPSQVAVWQQLQGHLPALVNTYGPTEATIVATVYDIPTGSQSLQAIPIGRPLEHVQTYVLDPMLQPVPIGIPGELCIGGMALARGYLNQPDLSTEKFVPNPFQAGRLYRTGDRVRYLPDGNLEFLGRIDQQVKIRGFRIELGEIEAILLQQPIVQQAAVEVFGDRPDDRRLVAYLVPEPQQEFSLDAVRQALKEKLPAYMLPSAFMQLEAIPLTPNGKIDRRALPVPVPGDSAPASGTFVPPGTPTEVALVRIWADVLKLDQVSTQDDFFDLGGHSLLATQVIARVQGTFGVELPLRALFEASTIQSLAGLIVTQQLEQADNDELERLLAEVDALSDEAVQRMLSES from the coding sequence ATGACTGGATCTGAACTGCTGCTGCTGCTCTCTGAGCGGGGCGTTGAGTTATGGGTGGAGGGCGATCGACTTTGTTTCCGGGCTCCCAAGGGGGCGCTGACCCCGGAACTACGAACCCTGCTGGCCGAGCACAAGGAAGACCTGCTGACCCAGTTACGTCAGGCTCCTCCGATCGTGGCTCCGCTGTCCTACAACCAGCGATCCTTATGGTTCCTCTGGCAACTTACAGAGAATAGTGCGGCCTATAATGTGGCGTTCACGGCTGTGATTGCGACTGATGTCGATCCGGCAGCTCTAAAATCGGCATTTCAGGTGTTGACCGATCGCCATCCGGCCCTGCGGACCACCTTCACCACGGAAAATGGGGTTCCTATCCAGCAAATCCACCCACACCGGCAGGTGGACTTTGAGGGGGTGGATGCAACTGCTTGGGATGACCTGACCCTGCGCGATCGGGTCACGGCGGCTTATCGGCGTCCCTTTAATCTGGAAACAGGCCCGCTGTTGCGGGTGACGCTGTTCTCCCAATCCCCCCAGCACCATGTCTTACTGCTGACGATACATCACATCGTGGCCGATGGCTGGTCCTTGTGGGTGTTGCTGGATGAACTGCGGGTGCTTTACCCCCTCCAGAGTACGGGGGCGTCCCATTCCCTCTCCCGGCTGACCACCACCTATCCCGATTATGTCCAGTGGCAGGCCGAGATCCTGGCCGATGCTCAGGGACAAAAACTGACCGACTACTGGCAGCAGCAGTTGGAGGGTGAGCTGCCCATTCTGGATCTACCGACCGATCGGACCCGTCCCGCCTTGCAAACCGATCGGGGCGGTTCCCATCCACTTGTCCTTGATCGGGAGTTGACCCAATCCTTAAAAGCCCTGGCCAAGGCGCAGGGCGTGACGCTGTATATGCTGCTGCTGGCGGCTTTCCAGACGTTGCTGCATCGCTATAGCCGTCAGGATGATTTGCTGGTCGGATCACCCGTTTTTGGCCGCAATAAACCAGAATTCGCCAATTTGGTAGGGGATTTCGTTAATATGCTGCCCCTGCGGGCAGATCTGTCTGGTAATCCGACCTTTACGGAGTTGCTGGTCCGGGTGCGTCAGATGGTTCTGGGTGCCCTGGAGCATCAGGACTATCCCTTTGCCCTTCTGGTCGAACAGATGGGAGGACAGCGCGATGCCAGCCGATCGCCCCTGTTTCAGGTCACGTTTGATTTGCAACGGCTGCAGTCCTTCGGAGAGTTGGCGGACCTGTTTGTTCCCGGTGCAACAACGGCTCGGGTAAATTTGGGGGGGCTGATCCTGGAACCGTTTCCCATGGCTCAACAGGAAGGTCAATTCGATCTGACCATGCAGTTAGTGGAGGTGAATGACACCTTACCTGGGGTCTTAAAGTACAACGCCGATCTGTTCGATGCCGCCACGATCGCCCGCATGATTGGCCATTTCCAGACCCTACTGCAGAGTCTCCTGGCCGATCCGCAACAGCGGCTGTCGGAGCTGCCCTTGCTGACCCCGGTTGAACGGCAGCAGTTGCTGGTGGAGTGGAATCCGGCGGGGATGGCTGCATCTCCGCATCAATGCCTGCATCATCTCTTTGAAGCCCAGGTGGCCCGAACCCCGGATGCGATCGCAGTCACCTGTGGAGATCAGCATCTCACTTATCAACAATTGAACCAGCGAGCGAATCAGGTCGCCGCCCATCTCCAGCACCTGGGAGTGGGACCAGAATCCTTAGTGGGGCTTTGTGTCGATCGATCCCTGGATCTGGTAGTGGGGATTGTAGCGATTCTGAAGGCAGGGGGAGCCTATGTTCCCCTGGATTTGATGTACCCGGCGGAACGGCTGGCCTACATTCTGCAGGATGCCCAGATCTCGATTCTGCTGACTCAGACTGCCCTGATTTCTCAGTTGCCGCCCCATGCCTTAACGATCGTCGATTTGGATGACCCAGCGGGAGTTCTGGCGGGTCAAAGCACGGTCAATCCGGAAAGTACCGTCACCCCAGAAAATCTGGCTTATGTCATCTACACGTCCGGGTCCACGGGAACACCTAAAGGGGTGCTAGTCACCCATACCAATGGCTCTCGGCTCTTTTCGGCCACGGCGGATTGGTACCAGTTCAACGCCCAGGATGTCTGGACCCTGTTCCATTCCTATGCCTTCGATTTTTCTGTTTGGGAACTGTGGGGGGCCTTACTGTATGGCGGACGCCTGGTCGTGGTGCCTTTTGATATCAGTCGCGATGCTCAGGCTTTCTACCAGCTCCTGGGCCGGGAACGGGTGACGGTGCTCAATCAAACCCCTTCGGCATTCCGTCAGCTGATCCAGGCTGAACAGGCTTTGGGAACAGAACAGGCTTTGCATCTGCGCTATGTCATTTTTGGCGGAGAAGCCCTGGACCTGCAGAGTTTAAAGCCCTGGTTCGATCGCCATGGCGATCGTCAGCCCCAGTTGGTCAACATGTATGGCATCACTGAAACCACAGTGCATGTGACCTATCGGCCCCTGACCAGGGCTGATCTGGACAATCCCACCAGTGGGATTGGGGTGCCCATTCCCGATCTGCAACTGTATGTCCTGGACCCCAGTCAACAACCGGTCCCGATCGGGGTTCCGGGAGAAATTTATGTGGGGGGGCAGGGGGTGGCCAGGGGATATCTCAACCGCCCTGAACTGACGGCTGAACGCTTCCTGCCCCACCCCTTTGTGACGACAACGGCTGCTCGACTTTATCGCTCTGGTGACCTGGCTCGCTATCGGGCCAACGGGGAACTGGAGTATCTGGGTCGCCTCGATCACCAGGTCAAAATCCGGGGGTTCCGGATTGAACTGGGCGAGATTGAATCCCTGTTGATGCGGCATCCGGCGGTGGGCCAGGTCCTGGTTAAAGTCGATGATAATGGTCAGGACGATAAACGGCTGGTGGCTTACGTTGTGCCGACTCCGGGCCAATCTTTGACAACTGAGGATCTCCGCCGTTCTTTGAAAGAACAGGTGCCAACCTATATGGTCCCGGCAGCCTTTGTCCTACTGGAGGCTTTCCCCCTGACGGCTAATGGCAAAATTGACCAGCGGGCTTTACCAGCCCCTGATCTGGCCGATCGCCGCAGTCTGGCGGGGGTCTTTGTCCCCCCAACAACTCCGGCAGAAGTGGCTCTGGCTGGCATCTGGTCAGAAGTTCTGGGCATCGAACAGGTGGGGATCGAAGATAACTTTTTTGACCTAGGAGGACATTCTCTGCTGGCGACCCAGGTCGTTTCACGCATTCGGGAGGAGTTCCAGATCGATCTTCCCCTGCGGGCCTTGTTTGAAGCACCCACGATTCATGGGTTGAGCCTGCTGCTTGAAACTCACCCTCAGGTCCAGGCCACCCAGGACCTCGATCCCATCCAGCCCATTCCCCGTGATCAGCCAATTCCCCTGTCCTTTGCCCAGGAACGGCTCTGGTTCCTGGGGCAGTTGGAGGGAGAGAACTCTACTTACAACATCTCTGGAGCAATTCGGATTGAGGGCAGTCTTCAGATTTCCGTCTTGGAACAAGCCATCACTGAAATTGTCCGTCGGCATGAGGGGTTACGGACTGCTTTCCCGAGTGTGAATGGGGTGCCCGTTCAGCGGATTATCCCTCCTGCTCCTGTGGCCCTGGCCCTGATCAACCTGCAGGAATTGGGCGAACCGGAGCGATCGACAGAATTACAGCGTCTCTTTGCCCAGGAAACCCATCGCCTGTTTGATCTGGAGCAGGGGCCTTTGCTCCAACTCAGTCTGGTGCAACTGGAACTGGAATCTTCGGTCTTGCTCCTGACCATGCACCACATCATTGCCGATGGCTGGTCGCTGGGGGTCTTTATACAGGAACTCTCTACCCTCTACACCGCGTTCATAAAGGGGCAACCTTCTCCTTTACCGGAACTGCCGATTCAATATGCGGATTTCACCATCTGGCAGCGGCAGTGGTTGCAGGGGGAAACGCTGGCAACCCAATTATCTTACTGGAAACAGCAACTGGCCTCAGCCCCGCCTTTGCTGGAGTTACCCACTGATCATCCTCGTCCCCCAGTGCAGTCTTTCCAGGGGCATACCGAGACGTTCATGCTGGATGCCCCCCTGACTCAGCAGTTACATCGCTTGAGCCAAACCATGGGGGCCACGCTTTATATGACGGTGCTAGCTGTCTATGTGACCCTACTGGCTCGCTACAGCGGTCAGGACGATATTTGTGTTGGGTCGCCGATCGCCAATCGGAATCGTCGGGAAACCCAATCCCTCATCGGTCTATTGCTGAATACCCTGGTGATGCGGGTGCGCCTGCAGGCGGATTTCTCCTTTGCTGATCTCCTGAACCAGGTTCGGAAAACAGCGCTGGATGCCTATGCCCATCAGGACGTGCCCTTTGAACAGCTGATTGAAACGTTGCACCCAGAGCGGAGTCTGAGTCATTCCCTCTGGTTTCAAGTCATGTTCATTGTGCAGAATATGCCGCTCCAGGCTCTGGAATTGCCTGGACTGACCCTGACGCCCCTGGATGCCCAGCACGAGGCGGCCAAGTTTGATCAGACCCTGACCCTGGTGGAGGTTGATCAGCAAATCAAATGCTATCTGGAATACAACACTGACTTATTTGAACCGGCCACGATGCAGCGGCTGATTGGCCATTTCCAGACGTTATTGGCAGCGATCGTTGAGAATCCTCACCAGAAACTGGCCCAGTTGCCGGTGCTCACCCCTCCAGAACGGCAGCAACTGTTGCTGGACTGGAACCAGTCTGCGCTTGAGTTTCAGCCTCTTGGCACCTGTATGCATGCCCTGTTTGAGGCCCAGGTGGCCCGATCGCCCGCTGCGATCGCGGTCCAGTTCCTGGAGGTTCAACTGACCTATCAAGCGCTGAACGAGCGGGCCAACCAGCTAGCCCACCACCTGATCAGCCTGGGGGTTGGCCCCGACCAACTCGTTGGTATTTGTGTAGAACGCTCTCCGGACCTGATTGTGGCGGTGCTGGGTACCCTCAAAGCGGGGGGAGCTTATGTTCCGTTGGACCCTGCTTATCCGTCCGATCGGATCGGCTACATTCTGGACGATGCCCAGATTTCGGTGCTGCTGACCCAGGCACCTCTGCGGTCCAAACTTCCCGCTCAGACCGCTCCTGTGGTCTGTCTGGATGCAGATTGGGCCACGATCGCCACCCAACCCACCCATAATCCCACCGGGATTGTCACAACTGAGAACCTGGCCTATGTCATCTATACCTCTGGTTCCACTGGCAAACCCAAGGGGGTGATGATTGAGCATCAGGCTCTGGTTAACTTTACCCAGGCGGCGCGGCAGGTCTACGGGTTCCACGATCGCGATCGGGTGCTGCAGTTTGCCTCCATCAGTTTTGATGCGGCGGCTGAGGAACTCTATCCCTGTCTGATTACAGGGGGAACCCTGGTGCTCCGCACGGATGAGATGATTCGTTCCGCCGCCACCTTCATCCAGCTCTGCCAGGATTGGCAACTTACCGTTCTGGATCTGCCTACAGCCTACTGGTTCCAACTGACGGCAGATCTGGAATCCCAGGGGCTGGTGCTACCGTCCTCTCTGCGTCTGGTCATCATTGGGGGAGAACAGGTGCTGCCCAGTCAGGTGGCGGTATGGCAACAGCTCCAGGGTCACCTTCCGGCTCTGGTGAATACCTACGGTCCCACGGAAGCCACTATTGTGGCCACGGTCTATGACATTCCGACAGGCTCTCAGTCCCTCCAGGCCATTCCCATCGGTCGCCCCCTGGAGCATGTTCAGACCTATGTGCTCGATCCGATGCTGCAACCGGTGCCGATCGGCATCCCCGGAGAACTCTGTATCGGTGGCATGGCCCTGGCCCGTGGTTATCTGAACCAGCCCGATCTCAGCACTGAGAAATTTGTCCCCAACCCCTTCCAGGCTGGTCGTCTTTACCGCACAGGGGACCGGGTACGCTATCTCCCGGATGGCAACCTGGAGTTTCTCGGTCGGATTGATCAGCAGGTGAAGATTCGGGGATTCCGAATTGAGTTGGGTGAAATCGAAGCCATCCTCCTCCAGCAGCCGATCGTACAGCAGGCTGCTGTGGAAGTGTTTGGTGATCGCCCGGACGATCGACGGTTGGTGGCTTATCTGGTGCCAGAGCCTCAGCAGGAGTTCTCCCTGGATGCTGTGCGTCAGGCCTTGAAGGAGAAATTACCGGCTTATATGCTGCCGTCAGCTTTTATGCAACTGGAGGCTATTCCCTTGACCCCCAATGGGAAGATCGATCGACGGGCCTTGCCGGTTCCTGTGCCGGGGGATTCTGCTCCAGCCAGTGGAACCTTTGTGCCACCAGGGACTCCGACCGAAGTGGCCCTGGTGAGGATTTGGGCTGATGTGCTGAAACTGGATCAGGTGAGTACCCAGGATGACTTCTTTGACCTGGGGGGGCATTCGCTCCTGGCTACCCAGGTGATTGCGCGGGTGCAAGGAACCTTTGGGGTTGAATTGCCCCTGCGGGCCCTGTTCGAAGCGAGCACGATTCAGAGTCTGGCGGGCTTAATTGTCACCCAACAGTTGGAGCAGGCAGATAACGATGAGCTGGAGCGTCTGCTGGCGGAGGTAGATGCCCTTTCCGATGAGGCTGTGCAGCGCATGCTGTCAGAGTCTTGA